The genomic window TCTGGGGATGTACTGCTGATAGCCTGTAATTCGCCAGCTAAAAACTGATTTTTGTTATGTAATTCGGCGATCGCAGGAATACCCACACTAATGAGTGCTTGCTGGATGGTATCTATTAGTATGGGGTTGGTTTCATTCACCATCATATCCGCCAAAAACTGGATAGACTGCTGATCATTGAGACTACCCATAGCGAGGATTAAGCTTTGGCGTTCTTGCAGGCTAGCCGTAGAGTCAGGACTCAATTGTTTAACGAGTGCCAAAAACTGCTGACTATTGATTTTTTGAGATTCCTGATTGCTTTGCTGAGTCTGGAGATAAACCTGTGTACCAATTAAAGTAGCCAACACCGCCGTCATACTTGTGAGTGCTACCCCAAACAAAGTGAGGCTGGGATTTTGCTGCATCCGCCGCCACAATGATATTAAATTACTGTTGTCTGGAGTAATGGCCATTGCGGCTGTTGCTAAAGCCTCATTTCCCTCTGGTGCAGCAGTCTGACTACTGGTAGCAGGTAAATTCCGTCCATTATTGGCTACATCTACTGAGGGTACAGAACGATGGGCATCAACGACATAAGTACCAGCTAGCCAATCGTGTAATGCTTTGCGTCCCCGGCGTGCTGGTAGGGCTAAACCTTCACCTAGTACCATCAATACTGCTAAGGAAGTGAATAATCCTAAATTGGGGAAGGCGAAACTATAACGCCAGAGAATGTAGGCGATAGACATAGGCACAGTTAAACGGCCAATACCTTCACGCACAAACACAGCTGCTAAACCTGGCGGTGTCCCTTCTTCATTGACAACCCGCACACCAAACCAACGCTTAGGTAGGGTACTGCCGGTTTTTGCCAGTAAATATAATTGCCACCAAGATAGGACTGTAGGCGCGAATAAAGCTACTGTCCATAAAAAATTAGTCGGCCAAGCCACATTGCGAATGCCATAGCTTGCAGGTAATGCCAAAGGACGTGCGATCGCTCTTTCTGTTACTACTATTACAGGGTTAAGTGGGACTCGATTGATATCGCTGCGAGAATTGGCATACACGCCCAAGCCGAAGGGAACTAACCCACTGGCAAGTAAAAGTGCAATTTCTGCCGTCCAAGCCGCAAACCGCCTTGTGACTAGCGAATTAGTTTTTTCTGTATTTTTTGTGCGGTTAGATTGATTAGTATGATTTTTTTTAACAAT from Nostoc sp. UHCC 0870 includes these protein-coding regions:
- a CDS encoding pentapeptide repeat-containing protein; this translates as MATPIVKKNHTNQSNRTKNTEKTNSLVTRRFAAWTAEIALLLASGLVPFGLGVYANSRSDINRVPLNPVIVVTERAIARPLALPASYGIRNVAWPTNFLWTVALFAPTVLSWWQLYLLAKTGSTLPKRWFGVRVVNEEGTPPGLAAVFVREGIGRLTVPMSIAYILWRYSFAFPNLGLFTSLAVLMVLGEGLALPARRGRKALHDWLAGTYVVDAHRSVPSVDVANNGRNLPATSSQTAAPEGNEALATAAMAITPDNSNLISLWRRMQQNPSLTLFGVALTSMTAVLATLIGTQVYLQTQQSNQESQKINSQQFLALVKQLSPDSTASLQERQSLILAMGSLNDQQSIQFLADMMVNETNPILIDTIQQALISVGIPAIAELHNKNQFLAGELQAISSTSPEREVRQKRLQVNQQTVNKILSVYSGQTQGLDLSRVQLGQSGTPGSSFFNLVLENTDLSGIKLKSANLNQASFKGSRFRSPGEDGRFDTYDDIVSDLTQAQMKQANFTDANLSRVIMTGSDLSRATLNRANLANARLVGANLSSGQLVGADLRGAVLENASLTGADLGDAKFKDANLYGARLGRVIAIGTQLSFANLSKTDWQASDLSGADLERANLSNANLSATRMTGAILRSAQLENANLQNADLSLVDLRGANVTGADFKGTILTPNRQDPADQFVQTPDLGSVSAVVKGVDFSQAKNLDGRQLAYICTQGGLHPRCP